A portion of the Thermosediminibacter oceani DSM 16646 genome contains these proteins:
- a CDS encoding sugar transferase: MNGKTKKNLISLLLAILDIFFINLGYLLIFHLWKGKFTTENIEAYITVIPVISITALILFNIYGIYNIERRNISELAVSSVIALFFSNVIGMASSFFLRSFAFPRSVFIGGFILQTVFIVTLRYIAINLYKKIHGPERLLIVGREEDAKQIINSISRIDHGWVDCRYAVLENEAKMLEWAMNLADTIFLTAEAAKNLKKEIVDASLKGKKIAIIPDLYEILMPKARLVTFDDLLVFEFPHWNVSRGQRVIKRVLDFISAFVGLILSLPLIIIISILIKLTSEGPILYIQERIGQYGKKFKLYKFRTMINNAEKHTGPVMAGKDDPRLTPLGKILRALRFDEIPQLINVLKGDMSLIGPRPERPVFVEKYCQINPYYNYRHLVKPGITGLAQVMGSYDTSFEDKLRYDLYYISNYSLLLDLKIFFLTLKTILLAEGIVKKKNIDVDEQWQNMIVLCSDELSSSKENK, from the coding sequence ATGAACGGGAAAACAAAAAAGAATTTAATTTCATTATTATTAGCGATACTAGATATATTTTTTATCAATTTGGGTTATTTATTAATTTTTCATCTATGGAAAGGCAAATTTACAACCGAGAATATAGAGGCTTACATTACCGTCATCCCTGTAATTTCAATAACAGCTTTGATATTATTCAACATATACGGTATATATAACATCGAGAGGAGAAACATAAGTGAACTTGCTGTTTCAAGTGTAATTGCGCTCTTTTTTTCCAATGTTATCGGTATGGCTTCAAGCTTTTTCCTTCGGAGCTTTGCATTTCCTAGGAGTGTTTTTATCGGTGGTTTTATATTACAAACTGTTTTTATCGTTACTTTAAGGTACATAGCAATAAATTTATACAAAAAGATACACGGCCCGGAGAGATTGCTCATAGTAGGACGAGAGGAAGATGCGAAGCAAATTATAAACAGCATTTCCAGAATAGACCACGGGTGGGTAGACTGCAGGTATGCAGTGCTGGAAAATGAAGCAAAAATGCTTGAATGGGCTATGAACCTGGCCGATACCATATTTTTAACGGCTGAGGCGGCTAAAAATTTAAAAAAAGAGATTGTGGACGCTTCGTTAAAAGGAAAGAAAATTGCTATCATTCCAGATTTATATGAAATACTAATGCCGAAAGCTAGACTTGTCACTTTCGATGATTTGCTGGTCTTTGAATTCCCTCACTGGAATGTAAGCAGAGGTCAACGGGTAATAAAAAGGGTGCTGGATTTTATCAGCGCATTTGTTGGACTGATTTTGTCTCTTCCGCTAATTATCATCATATCGATTCTTATTAAACTTACTTCCGAAGGCCCGATCTTATATATTCAAGAGCGAATAGGCCAGTATGGAAAGAAATTCAAACTTTATAAGTTCAGAACCATGATAAACAATGCTGAAAAACATACCGGTCCGGTAATGGCTGGCAAAGACGATCCGCGGCTGACCCCCCTGGGCAAGATATTGCGGGCCCTGAGGTTTGATGAAATACCACAGCTGATAAACGTCCTAAAGGGTGACATGAGCCTCATAGGGCCGAGGCCCGAAAGGCCGGTTTTTGTCGAAAAATACTGCCAAATCAACCCTTACTATAACTATCGCCACTTGGTGAAGCCAGGGATAACAGGCTTGGCCCAGGTAATGGGGAGTTACGATACTTCCTTCGAGGATAAGCTTAGGTATGACCTATATTATATAAGCAATTATTCCCTTTTACTTGATTTAAAGATATTCTTCCTTACCTTAAAGACCATTTTGTTAGCGGAGGGGATTGTAAAGAAAAAAAATATCGACGTTGACGAACAGTGGCAGAATATGATAGTCCTCTGTAGCGATGAGTTGTCTTCCAGTAAGGAAAATAAATGA
- a CDS encoding tyrosine-protein phosphatase has protein sequence MIDLHAHILPGIDDGSPDLDTSLKMAEIAASEGIRKMVATPHFITKERELERELILEKVKELNDLFREKGIDLEVYPGQEVFLSPEIPELLDEGKLLTLFDGGKYLLVELPMMSIPPYSLNIIHSVHLRGVKVILAHPERNREIIADIKKLCEFVRIGTLVQVNSLSLMGVFGRESMRTAEKILKEGLAHIIATDCHTARSRAPRMKKALAALSEKAASLLSVENPRLVMEGKQIEVPFAGYKAGHLGIAKKLALFFSGFKVVKEREV, from the coding sequence GTGATAGACTTACACGCCCATATATTACCTGGAATAGACGACGGCTCTCCGGACCTGGACACATCTTTAAAAATGGCAGAAATAGCTGCATCCGAAGGCATAAGAAAGATGGTGGCAACCCCCCATTTTATCACTAAAGAAAGGGAGTTGGAGAGAGAGCTCATCCTGGAAAAGGTGAAAGAACTCAACGACTTGTTCAGGGAAAAAGGCATCGACCTGGAGGTATACCCGGGGCAGGAGGTGTTCCTTTCCCCAGAGATACCGGAGCTGCTGGATGAGGGCAAGTTACTCACCCTTTTCGACGGCGGGAAGTATCTGCTGGTGGAACTGCCCATGATGAGCATACCCCCTTATTCATTGAATATTATTCATTCGGTTCACCTCAGGGGAGTAAAGGTTATCCTGGCCCACCCGGAGCGGAACCGGGAAATAATTGCAGATATCAAAAAACTCTGCGAATTTGTCAGGATAGGTACTCTGGTGCAGGTGAACTCCCTCAGCCTCATGGGTGTATTCGGCAGGGAATCCATGCGCACCGCCGAAAAAATCTTAAAGGAGGGGCTGGCTCACATTATCGCCACCGATTGCCACACAGCCCGCTCTAGGGCTCCCAGGATGAAAAAAGCCCTGGCTGCACTTAGCGAAAAGGCTGCAAGCCTTTTATCGGTGGAAAATCCCCGCCTGGTTATGGAAGGAAAGCAAATAGAAGTACCTTTCGCTGGCTATAAAGCTGGCCATTTAGGCATCGCGAAAAAGCTGGCGCTTTTTTTCAGCGGTTTCAAGGTTGTTAAGGAAAGGGAGGTATAG
- a CDS encoding S-layer homology domain-containing protein produces MGGLKKSRIVTVFAIFLLCLSLNYARPAAIELDEGLIDLAFEKLKTLDPTVKSDAIDLLEIFFNSEQGLEDLKDSLPDILALVVGENYQDLLSKHGLSLGRLKSDIDDLKKWSKEDRLKLLDLIEKGDKEGVKALVEKYEGSDNSASGGGSLPEQPIQNQPVFPEISIKFNDIENHWARTYIEFIASKGIIKGKADGLFAPEDRVTRAEFTAMLVRLLKLEDEGTGKDLPFTDVKPDDWFYSIVKAAYNSGLARGIGNKFDPNSLITRQEMAVLVTRAASIMNKSAFVDSAEVEKILSAYKDRDRISDWAKTEIAVAVKLGLISGVSADILVPGDTATRAQAATVIYNLYRLIYE; encoded by the coding sequence ATGGGTGGTTTGAAAAAATCGCGCATAGTGACAGTTTTTGCAATTTTCCTATTATGCCTTTCCTTGAATTATGCAAGACCCGCCGCTATCGAACTGGACGAAGGCCTGATCGACCTTGCCTTTGAAAAGTTAAAGACTCTCGACCCCACCGTGAAATCCGACGCTATAGACCTGCTGGAGATTTTTTTTAATAGCGAACAGGGCCTTGAAGACCTGAAGGATTCTCTGCCGGATATACTGGCCCTGGTGGTGGGGGAGAATTATCAAGATCTGCTCTCAAAACACGGTCTCAGCCTTGGGCGGCTGAAGTCTGACATAGACGACCTTAAAAAATGGAGTAAAGAGGACAGGCTGAAACTCCTGGATCTCATCGAAAAGGGCGACAAGGAGGGCGTAAAGGCCCTGGTTGAAAAATACGAGGGCAGCGACAACTCAGCTTCAGGAGGCGGCAGCCTCCCGGAACAGCCAATTCAAAACCAGCCGGTATTTCCAGAAATATCGATTAAATTCAACGATATCGAAAATCACTGGGCCAGGACCTACATCGAATTCATAGCATCTAAAGGCATCATAAAAGGGAAGGCCGACGGATTATTCGCACCGGAAGACAGGGTGACCAGAGCTGAATTTACGGCAATGCTTGTTAGACTTCTCAAGCTGGAGGATGAGGGAACCGGTAAAGATCTACCCTTCACCGATGTAAAGCCGGACGACTGGTTTTACAGCATCGTAAAAGCAGCATACAACTCGGGCCTTGCAAGGGGCATAGGAAATAAATTCGATCCCAACAGCCTTATCACCAGGCAGGAAATGGCTGTACTCGTCACCCGCGCCGCATCGATTATGAACAAATCAGCTTTTGTAGACAGCGCGGAAGTAGAAAAAATCCTGTCCGCTTACAAAGACCGGGACAGGATATCCGACTGGGCCAAGACGGAAATCGCGGTTGCCGTGAAACTTGGGTTGATCAGCGGAGTAAGTGCCGATATCCTGGTACCTGGCGATACCGCCACTCGCGCCCAGGCGGCGACTGTGATATATAACCTTTATAGACTCATATATGAATGA
- a CDS encoding S-layer homology domain-containing protein, translated as MRGLTRKAISIALVLMMLVAAMPAWAETGDLTDDQINSLAFSVFLRSKLEGLSVEEIKKLIDLIEKIDQKDIIVDKLFETALDSRLNGYGITRDSVTDFAKSLRDDKFQNKSWKEWTKEIAEKVKEPGINSLTQDQINWIKHLDNDIFDKKFPGLTALINTKFNNKFDFIRFNRQVFEKVITKNIDISYEGGRFSVSFKDSLKDDLNLYLSGQPAAVSGYFKKGQSIVPLNEQEIEALEDVITDIITAFNDSEFTTSEKDLIAKALESFGFDVKGYPVTPPEPGDDGSSGGTGGGGGGGGAAPSEPEIEIPKDQNKPVAVIVPADAVKVTVADGKAVVTFDEKAVSDLLKLLDEAVKKAEGKKLALIIDLTGSEKIGDKATVELPASLAAKAFEKGATLTVNLKKIGIDLPAGSVEVGNNALKINVEAKDAKSALMNIKGIENMRPVGSAVEANVLLGDNPASFKKKVTLRLSIKGLTTNIDKLGIYYLNEKEGRAEFKGGKVDKASGEIRANLAHLSTYVLLEYDRTFGDIKSHWAKNYVESMAAKHVVDGRTADKFVPNDNVTRAEFAKLVVGALELDLVKYKGSFEDVASGAWYADYIQTAYDNGLITGRVEGKVFDPNAKITRQEIMAIIGRALARKPSKDAGTLLAPFKDAAEIAGYAKEHVALLVEMGIVSGYPDGTVRPQAHTTRAEAVKLIYGLYNN; from the coding sequence ATGAGAGGCTTAACTAGAAAGGCGATATCAATAGCCCTGGTTTTAATGATGCTCGTTGCGGCAATGCCCGCATGGGCCGAAACGGGGGATTTGACCGATGACCAGATTAACAGCCTAGCTTTCTCTGTTTTTTTGCGGAGCAAGCTGGAAGGCCTGAGTGTGGAGGAGATAAAAAAGTTAATCGACCTCATTGAGAAAATCGACCAGAAGGATATTATCGTAGATAAATTATTCGAAACCGCCCTTGACTCCAGGCTCAATGGGTACGGAATCACCCGGGATTCCGTGACGGATTTCGCCAAAAGCTTAAGAGATGACAAATTTCAAAATAAATCCTGGAAAGAATGGACAAAAGAGATTGCCGAAAAGGTAAAAGAGCCGGGGATCAACAGCTTAACGCAGGATCAGATAAACTGGATAAAACACCTGGACAACGACATTTTTGATAAGAAATTCCCCGGATTAACAGCCCTTATCAACACGAAATTCAACAATAAGTTCGACTTTATAAGGTTTAACCGTCAGGTCTTCGAAAAAGTAATAACGAAAAATATTGACATCTCCTACGAGGGAGGCAGATTTTCCGTTAGTTTTAAGGACAGCCTGAAGGATGACCTGAACCTTTACCTCAGCGGCCAGCCAGCGGCAGTCTCCGGTTATTTTAAAAAAGGCCAGAGTATAGTCCCGCTTAACGAGCAAGAAATAGAAGCGTTGGAAGATGTAATAACTGATATCATAACTGCTTTTAACGATAGCGAATTTACCACTAGTGAAAAAGACCTAATAGCAAAAGCACTGGAAAGCTTTGGCTTTGACGTAAAAGGATATCCCGTAACCCCTCCTGAACCGGGAGATGACGGTAGCAGTGGCGGCACCGGTGGTGGCGGTGGCGGAGGAGGCGCTGCACCCAGCGAGCCCGAAATCGAAATCCCCAAAGACCAGAACAAACCGGTGGCAGTCATCGTACCCGCTGATGCGGTTAAAGTTACCGTGGCCGACGGCAAAGCAGTTGTAACTTTCGATGAAAAGGCCGTCAGCGACCTCCTCAAGCTCCTCGATGAAGCGGTGAAAAAGGCCGAAGGCAAGAAGCTGGCCCTTATTATAGATCTCACCGGCAGCGAAAAAATAGGAGACAAAGCGACCGTCGAACTCCCCGCAAGCCTTGCAGCAAAAGCCTTCGAAAAAGGCGCAACCCTGACTGTCAACCTCAAGAAAATCGGCATAGACCTGCCCGCAGGTTCCGTGGAAGTGGGGAATAATGCTCTGAAGATCAACGTCGAAGCAAAGGACGCAAAAAGTGCGCTGATGAACATCAAAGGCATAGAAAATATGAGACCGGTGGGTTCCGCCGTTGAAGCCAACGTGCTTTTGGGAGACAATCCGGCATCCTTCAAGAAGAAGGTAACTCTGCGCCTTTCAATAAAAGGCCTTACCACCAATATCGATAAACTGGGGATCTACTACCTCAACGAGAAAGAAGGCAGGGCCGAATTCAAAGGCGGCAAAGTAGATAAAGCCAGCGGTGAAATCAGGGCAAATCTAGCCCACCTCAGCACATACGTGCTCCTGGAATATGATAGGACTTTCGGGGACATTAAGTCCCATTGGGCAAAGAACTACGTTGAGTCCATGGCGGCAAAACACGTGGTCGATGGCCGCACAGCGGACAAATTCGTGCCCAACGACAATGTGACCAGAGCTGAATTTGCCAAGCTCGTAGTAGGCGCCCTTGAACTGGACCTTGTCAAATACAAAGGCTCCTTCGAGGACGTAGCCTCCGGCGCCTGGTATGCCGACTACATACAGACGGCTTATGACAACGGCCTGATTACCGGTAGAGTCGAAGGCAAGGTATTTGACCCCAACGCTAAGATAACCAGGCAGGAGATAATGGCGATCATAGGAAGGGCTCTTGCCCGAAAGCCCTCGAAAGATGCCGGCACGCTGCTTGCCCCGTTCAAGGACGCGGCAGAGATAGCCGGTTACGCGAAAGAACATGTCGCGCTGCTGGTTGAAATGGGCATCGTCAGCGGCTATCCCGACGGTACCGTAAGGCCACAGGCTCACACAACCAGAGCCGAGGCAGTAAAGCTCATATACGGGCTTTACAACAACTGA
- a CDS encoding YveK family protein has product MEEINIYEEEISLREIISVLKKRLRLITVVVAICIMAAATYTFWIKKPVYESYTTIMVGKPVQRVQDSSAPITYQELQTNRLLVSTYGEIAKSRSTLEEVLRRLNLNTTYEKLKSRIKVNLVKNTEIIEIRVSDHDPVMAATIANAVSESFSRQVIRIMNVENVQVIDEAIPIYQKVQPKPVLNLSLSLILGLMMGVFFAFLQESFDTSIKSPEDVAKYLGLPVIGSIPYIEKGEVA; this is encoded by the coding sequence GTGGAAGAAATCAATATCTACGAAGAAGAAATATCGCTGAGAGAAATTATCAGTGTCCTGAAGAAGAGACTTAGGCTCATCACCGTTGTAGTTGCCATCTGCATAATGGCAGCTGCTACCTACACCTTTTGGATTAAAAAACCCGTTTACGAATCTTATACGACTATTATGGTGGGAAAACCCGTTCAGAGGGTCCAGGATTCGAGCGCACCCATTACTTATCAGGAGCTTCAGACCAACCGCCTACTGGTATCTACTTACGGTGAAATCGCCAAAAGCCGTTCAACGCTGGAAGAAGTACTACGGAGGCTTAATCTGAATACCACCTACGAGAAGCTGAAATCCCGTATTAAAGTGAACCTGGTGAAAAATACCGAAATAATAGAAATCAGGGTATCGGACCACGATCCGGTCATGGCGGCCACCATAGCCAACGCGGTCTCTGAAAGCTTTTCAAGGCAAGTCATAAGGATAATGAACGTGGAAAATGTGCAGGTGATCGATGAAGCCATCCCCATATACCAAAAAGTCCAACCCAAGCCTGTATTGAATCTTTCGCTTTCGCTTATTCTCGGTCTCATGATGGGAGTATTTTTCGCCTTTTTGCAGGAATCTTTTGATACCTCAATCAAATCACCGGAAGATGTGGCAAAATACCTGGGCCTGCCGGTAATAGGCTCTATACCTTACATTGAAAAAGGAGAGGTAGCTTAA
- a CDS encoding CpsD/CapB family tyrosine-protein kinase — MEEMDAQLFVMDDPKSVVSEAFRVLRTNLQFSSIDRPLKKVVVTSSIPQEGKSTVIANLAVSIASAGSRVLLVDADLRRPKLYKLFLLENYKGLSNLLAEDLPLDTVVNTTKVENLHVITSGPVPPNPAEVLGSAKMKNFLDEVASLYDMVLIDAPPVNSVADAAILSTLVDGVILVVEEGSTEREAAVAAKQQLDKVNARILGVVLNKVKQQKGGGYYYYYYYYGEGDHKRKKKKIT, encoded by the coding sequence ATGGAAGAAATGGATGCCCAATTATTCGTAATGGATGACCCGAAATCCGTGGTTTCGGAAGCATTCAGAGTGCTCAGGACAAACCTGCAGTTTTCAAGTATAGATAGGCCTTTAAAGAAAGTGGTGGTAACCAGCAGCATCCCTCAGGAAGGGAAAAGCACCGTAATTGCAAACCTGGCGGTTTCGATTGCGAGTGCCGGGAGCAGGGTGCTCCTGGTGGATGCCGACCTTCGGAGGCCTAAACTTTACAAGTTATTCTTGCTGGAAAATTATAAAGGCCTGTCCAACCTTCTTGCGGAAGATCTACCGCTGGATACGGTGGTAAATACCACAAAAGTGGAAAACCTCCACGTCATTACAAGCGGACCGGTACCTCCCAATCCGGCCGAAGTATTGGGTTCAGCTAAAATGAAGAACTTTCTTGACGAAGTGGCTTCGTTGTATGATATGGTCCTTATCGACGCTCCCCCGGTGAACAGTGTGGCCGATGCGGCGATTCTATCGACTTTGGTTGACGGAGTAATCCTGGTGGTGGAAGAGGGTTCAACCGAAAGGGAAGCCGCCGTTGCTGCAAAGCAGCAGTTGGATAAGGTAAATGCCAGGATTTTGGGGGTAGTGCTCAATAAGGTCAAGCAACAGAAGGGTGGAGGATACTACTATTACTATTATTATTATGGCGAGGGTGATCATAAGCGAAAAAAGAAGAAGATTACGTAA
- the wbaP gene encoding undecaprenyl-phosphate galactose phosphotransferase WbaP has protein sequence MNNSQVEIRKTGRQIVTQSNEAAIALRPAPTLDLAHAFWGAFEITLLAAMDFLGIATSFMLALLIRIRTLPALSPLYSSMVPDRLINNFWWLTGIVLGILAFEGLYTARYPFWRELQRLVKGITLAFLVVFTVIFMAKLSSEVSRTVLTLTYLFCLLILPFCRYTGKTILSRLGLWRRKVVILGAGKTGELVAKIFSSDSYLGYEVVGFLEDDPGKKHKTFAIKKDTILKVLGNFSDAQEVMQRLGVRHLVVAAPGMPSQELVKLVNRLQREAASVLVIPDLLGVPVSSAEIDYFFEEQMLGFRVRNNLSDPVNMVLKRTFDLVVGSIALLVSAPIMAIIALAIKLDSPGPVIFAHKRIGRWGKEFKCYKFRTMYLNNEEILQRYLASNPAAKEEWEKYAKLKGYDPRVTRVGRFLRKLSLDELPQIFNVLKGEMSLVGPRPYLPRERFRMDNFAETILLARPGITGLWQISGRNEIDFEGRLNLESWYVRNWSLWLDIVILIRTVGVVLARRGAY, from the coding sequence ATGAATAACAGCCAGGTGGAGATAAGAAAAACCGGCCGACAGATCGTAACTCAAAGTAATGAAGCCGCAATTGCTTTGAGGCCAGCCCCGACCCTTGACCTGGCTCACGCCTTCTGGGGGGCATTTGAAATAACTTTACTTGCGGCTATGGATTTTTTGGGGATTGCAACCAGCTTTATGCTTGCTCTCCTTATCAGGATTCGAACTTTACCGGCGCTTAGCCCGCTCTATTCTTCCATGGTTCCGGACAGGCTCATAAACAACTTCTGGTGGCTTACGGGGATCGTTCTCGGTATTCTGGCATTTGAAGGTTTATATACTGCGCGGTACCCTTTCTGGCGGGAATTACAGCGCCTGGTAAAAGGGATTACTCTAGCTTTTTTAGTAGTTTTTACCGTGATTTTCATGGCAAAATTGAGCAGTGAAGTATCGAGAACGGTATTAACGCTTACATACTTATTCTGCCTTCTGATATTACCTTTTTGCCGGTATACCGGGAAAACTATTCTGTCCCGGCTCGGCCTGTGGCGCCGGAAAGTGGTGATTCTCGGTGCGGGTAAAACGGGCGAACTAGTAGCGAAAATTTTCAGCAGCGATTCGTACCTGGGATACGAAGTAGTCGGGTTCTTGGAAGACGATCCCGGCAAAAAGCACAAAACTTTTGCAATTAAAAAAGACACCATACTAAAGGTCCTGGGAAATTTTAGCGATGCTCAGGAAGTAATGCAGCGCCTGGGGGTGCGCCACCTGGTGGTAGCTGCGCCTGGAATGCCCTCCCAGGAACTGGTGAAATTAGTAAACCGCCTGCAGCGGGAAGCCGCGTCCGTGCTTGTAATTCCGGACCTCCTCGGCGTCCCGGTAAGCAGCGCCGAAATAGACTACTTCTTCGAAGAGCAAATGCTGGGCTTCCGTGTACGTAACAATCTATCAGATCCTGTTAATATGGTCCTCAAACGCACTTTTGACCTGGTAGTGGGCAGTATTGCTTTACTGGTAAGTGCGCCTATTATGGCTATAATAGCTCTTGCTATAAAACTTGACTCGCCAGGCCCGGTGATCTTTGCACACAAAAGGATCGGCCGTTGGGGTAAGGAGTTTAAGTGCTATAAGTTTCGGACGATGTACCTGAACAACGAGGAAATTCTGCAGCGATATTTAGCGTCAAACCCTGCGGCAAAAGAAGAATGGGAGAAATACGCTAAGCTTAAAGGTTACGATCCTCGAGTTACCAGAGTTGGGCGTTTTCTGAGAAAGCTCAGCCTGGATGAACTGCCGCAAATATTCAATGTCCTTAAAGGCGAGATGAGTCTAGTTGGGCCACGACCCTATCTTCCGCGAGAAAGATTTCGCATGGATAATTTTGCGGAAACCATATTACTTGCCCGTCCAGGTATTACCGGTCTTTGGCAGATAAGTGGGAGAAACGAAATAGATTTTGAAGGCCGTCTGAACCTCGAATCCTGGTACGTGCGCAACTGGTCACTATGGCTTGATATCGTAATACTTATCCGCACTGTAGGTGTCGTGCTTGCAAGGCGAGGGGCGTATTGA
- a CDS encoding UDP-glucose dehydrogenase family protein, giving the protein MHITIIGIGYVGLAAAVAFSYLDHHVVGIEKDPQKLRLLQESKSPIFEPGIEELLDKSRERLSFTNDTVGAVADSDVIMIAVGTPPKKNGEADLCYVEEAARQAAMGMVSGGTYVIVIKSTVPIGTNRRVMHIITKTLAERGVKANVHIASNPEFLRQGMALKDMLYPDRIVVGAETAEAIETLRNLYRPILEQSFAPPSSLPRPDGYSFPPLIITDLTSAEMIKYAANAFLALKISFINEIAGLCEKVGADIKEVARGIGLDPRIGPRFLQAGLGWGGSCFPKDTAALLAVAAEYGYTMPIIEAARAVNTRQRTLIVEKLQSVLKILRGRIIGILGLAFKPGTDDIRESPALDLVRILIERGAHVKVHDPVAMPKARLVLKELPVDYAADPYTLAEGCDAIILATEWETYRQLNLALLAKRMNQPVLIDGRNFFDPEQARQAGFIYMGVGR; this is encoded by the coding sequence ATGCACATTACCATAATCGGAATCGGCTACGTAGGTCTTGCTGCGGCAGTAGCCTTTTCCTACCTGGATCATCATGTGGTAGGTATAGAAAAAGATCCCCAAAAACTGAGGCTGCTGCAAGAGAGTAAGAGTCCTATTTTCGAACCCGGAATAGAAGAACTGCTGGATAAAAGTAGGGAAAGGCTAAGTTTTACTAATGATACTGTTGGAGCGGTTGCAGATTCAGATGTAATAATGATTGCGGTGGGCACTCCTCCCAAAAAGAACGGAGAAGCAGACCTCTGCTATGTTGAAGAAGCAGCACGTCAAGCGGCCATGGGAATGGTCTCCGGTGGGACCTACGTAATAGTTATAAAATCAACTGTGCCTATTGGGACTAATAGAAGAGTTATGCATATAATAACTAAAACGCTGGCAGAGCGGGGAGTTAAAGCGAATGTTCACATTGCTTCCAACCCTGAATTTTTACGACAGGGAATGGCATTAAAAGATATGCTGTACCCAGATCGCATTGTCGTAGGGGCAGAAACGGCGGAGGCAATAGAAACTTTACGAAACCTGTATAGGCCAATTTTAGAGCAATCATTTGCTCCACCGTCATCATTACCACGCCCTGATGGATATTCTTTTCCTCCTTTGATTATAACCGATTTAACCAGCGCTGAAATGATAAAGTATGCAGCCAATGCTTTTTTGGCTCTGAAAATTAGCTTTATTAACGAAATTGCTGGGCTTTGCGAAAAAGTTGGGGCGGATATAAAAGAAGTAGCCCGGGGAATAGGCCTTGATCCCCGCATCGGTCCCCGTTTCTTGCAGGCCGGACTGGGATGGGGAGGTTCATGTTTCCCAAAAGACACCGCTGCTTTACTGGCGGTTGCCGCTGAGTACGGTTATACCATGCCCATTATTGAAGCGGCTCGAGCTGTCAACACTAGACAGCGCACTCTGATAGTGGAAAAGTTGCAGAGTGTGCTGAAAATCCTCCGTGGCCGGATCATAGGTATATTGGGCTTGGCATTCAAACCGGGAACAGACGATATTCGGGAATCTCCAGCTCTGGATCTTGTGCGAATTCTTATCGAGCGTGGGGCACATGTAAAAGTGCACGACCCTGTTGCTATGCCCAAAGCCAGATTGGTCTTGAAAGAGCTTCCGGTTGATTATGCGGCAGATCCTTACACCCTGGCTGAAGGATGTGATGCCATAATTCTGGCTACGGAGTGGGAAACATACCGGCAATTAAATCTAGCTCTTCTTGCAAAGCGGATGAACCAGCCAGTTCTTATAGACGGACGCAACTTTTTTGACCCAGAACAGGCTCGCCAGGCGGGGTTCATCTATATGGGAGTGGGGAGATGA